A section of the Leptotrichia buccalis C-1013-b genome encodes:
- the metG gene encoding methionine--tRNA ligase, giving the protein MSKPFYITTPIYYPNAAPHVGTAYTTIICDVVARYKRLAGEEVGFMTGVDEHGQKIQEAAEKNGFTPQQWVDKMSLNFTTLWGKLNISNTDFLRTTQERHLKTVREIIKKVHDKGDIYRGEYVGKYSVSEETFVPENQLVDGKYMGKEVIDVKETSYFFKLSKYENALLEHIEKNPDFIKPEGKKNEVIAFIKQGLQDLSISRTTFDWGIPLELEEGHIIYVWFDALNIYLTGAGFSTDTEKFDKFWTNGTVNHVVGKDILRFHAIIWPAMLMSAGIKLPDTIAAHGWWTVEGEKMSKSLGNVVNPEEEVEKYGLDAFRYYLMREATFGQDADYSKKAMVQRINADLANDLGNLLNRTIGMQKKYFNSEVVLNEVEESFDIEVKELWKITLTDLDKHINNYQFSEALKDIWKFISRMNKYIDECEPWKLSKDESQKDRLSTVMYNLVDSLYKIAVLISPFMPETAQKMINQLGLDKDVAKLHISDIKDWKSYPVGNKLNEAVPLFPRIELEEEPKKEYNENLKIENPITIDDFNKIEIKVVQIEKVEKIENADKLLKFIVNTGKEKRQIISGIAKWYPNEQELVGKKVQAVLNLNPVELKGELSQGMLLTTVEKKKTKLVVVNDEVKIGATVK; this is encoded by the coding sequence ATGTCAAAACCATTTTACATAACAACACCAATTTATTATCCCAACGCGGCACCACACGTCGGAACAGCCTACACAACTATAATCTGTGATGTTGTAGCTAGATACAAAAGATTAGCTGGGGAAGAAGTTGGCTTTATGACTGGAGTCGATGAACATGGACAGAAAATTCAGGAAGCAGCTGAAAAAAATGGATTCACACCACAGCAATGGGTAGATAAAATGTCTCTTAATTTTACAACTTTATGGGGGAAATTAAATATTTCAAATACAGATTTTTTAAGAACGACGCAGGAAAGACATTTGAAAACTGTAAGGGAAATAATAAAAAAAGTGCATGACAAGGGAGATATTTACAGAGGAGAGTATGTTGGTAAATACAGCGTTTCTGAAGAAACTTTTGTTCCTGAAAATCAGCTTGTTGATGGAAAATATATGGGAAAAGAAGTCATTGATGTAAAAGAAACTTCGTATTTTTTTAAATTATCCAAATATGAAAATGCGTTATTGGAACATATTGAAAAAAATCCTGATTTTATAAAGCCTGAAGGAAAGAAAAATGAAGTAATTGCCTTTATAAAGCAAGGACTTCAAGATTTATCAATTTCAAGAACTACATTTGACTGGGGAATACCATTAGAACTTGAAGAAGGACACATAATTTATGTGTGGTTTGATGCTTTGAATATTTATTTAACTGGAGCAGGATTTTCAACTGATACAGAGAAATTTGATAAATTCTGGACAAATGGAACAGTGAATCACGTTGTTGGAAAAGATATTTTGAGATTTCATGCGATTATCTGGCCTGCGATGTTAATGTCGGCTGGAATAAAATTGCCTGACACGATTGCAGCACACGGATGGTGGACTGTGGAAGGTGAAAAAATGTCAAAATCTCTTGGAAATGTTGTTAATCCAGAGGAAGAAGTTGAAAAATACGGTCTTGATGCTTTTAGATATTATCTGATGAGAGAGGCGACTTTTGGGCAGGATGCCGATTATTCTAAAAAAGCAATGGTTCAGAGAATAAATGCCGATTTGGCAAACGATTTGGGAAATCTTTTAAACAGAACGATTGGAATGCAAAAGAAATATTTTAATTCAGAAGTTGTGTTAAATGAAGTTGAAGAAAGTTTTGATATTGAAGTTAAGGAATTATGGAAAATTACGTTGACTGATTTGGATAAACATATAAATAATTATCAATTTTCTGAAGCACTAAAAGACATTTGGAAATTTATTTCAAGAATGAATAAATATATTGATGAATGTGAGCCTTGGAAACTTTCAAAGGATGAGAGCCAGAAGGATAGATTATCGACTGTTATGTACAATTTAGTTGATTCTCTTTATAAAATTGCAGTGCTGATTTCACCGTTTATGCCTGAAACTGCACAAAAAATGATAAATCAATTAGGACTTGACAAAGATGTTGCAAAATTACATATAAGTGATATAAAGGACTGGAAAAGTTATCCTGTTGGAAATAAATTAAATGAGGCAGTTCCGTTGTTCCCAAGAATTGAGCTGGAAGAAGAGCCTAAAAAAGAATACAACGAGAACTTGAAAATCGAAAATCCGATTACGATAGATGATTTTAATAAAATTGAAATAAAAGTCGTTCAAATTGAAAAGGTAGAGAAAATTGAAAATGCGGATAAATTGTTAAAATTCATTGTAAATACAGGGAAAGAGAAGAGACAGATTATTTCTGGGATTGCAAAATGGTATCCAAATGAACAGGAATTAGTTGGGAAAAAAGTACAGGCTGTGCTAAATTTAAATCCAGTTGAGTTAAAAGGTGAACTGTCACAAGGAATGCTTTTAACAACAGTAGAAAAGAAAAAAACAAAATTAGTAGTTGTAAATGATGAAGTAAAAATTGGAGCTACTGTAAAATAA
- a CDS encoding SEL1-like repeat protein has product MKKSIYILFVLLLLVSCSKNNNGYDALEKSLIGILEKKDYGYIMKNLNESAKAGNEDVYGLAYTYLAENGTAFFNEYMKKSKGIAEYYEALRLQETNGDETRILDLLESAAKQGNIKAYYMIGNIYENKLEFTKAQEYLKKGRDAGEIYSLYSYEYNKNLTNFYKKIEELNKKLNDGNISTEEKKELGTLVLEKVSNYEKAYDILKDFLSENYSPALYAKAKLLEKDDKEEEAVQIYNQIFLQNKYYLAAFELASRLVKNEKNYDLALKVLDDTKSDEVLILGYKGFIFENLKDFTKAEDFYQKAASKNDIDSMNYLGRLYETKKEMKKAKDIYNRAYLLGSISAGYKLAYILEDEEKEKNPEKTEDGVKQSKEAKKILERLSNSGDDYSMVDLSLYYPETDKMVRILNLAAAAKLNTTAFYNLGVYYYNQKNKDKSKFYFRVAKENGYDIGEVFNAYITE; this is encoded by the coding sequence ATGAAAAAATCTATATATATATTATTTGTATTATTACTTTTAGTATCTTGCTCAAAAAATAACAATGGTTATGATGCACTTGAAAAAAGTCTTATTGGGATTTTAGAAAAAAAAGATTACGGATATATAATGAAAAATTTGAATGAATCAGCAAAGGCAGGAAATGAAGATGTTTACGGGCTTGCCTACACTTATTTAGCTGAAAATGGAACAGCGTTTTTTAATGAATATATGAAAAAAAGTAAAGGAATTGCTGAATATTATGAAGCACTTCGATTACAGGAGACAAATGGAGATGAAACTCGAATTTTAGATTTGCTGGAAAGTGCGGCAAAGCAGGGAAACATAAAAGCTTACTATATGATTGGAAATATTTATGAAAATAAATTAGAATTTACAAAAGCTCAGGAATATTTAAAAAAAGGTAGAGATGCTGGAGAGATTTACTCACTTTATTCTTATGAGTACAATAAAAATTTAACGAATTTCTATAAGAAAATTGAAGAATTAAATAAAAAATTAAATGATGGAAATATTTCGACGGAAGAAAAAAAGGAATTGGGGACACTAGTTTTAGAAAAAGTTTCTAATTATGAAAAAGCGTACGATATCTTAAAAGACTTTTTATCAGAAAATTATTCACCAGCACTTTATGCAAAAGCAAAATTGCTAGAAAAGGATGATAAAGAGGAAGAAGCAGTTCAAATTTATAATCAGATATTTTTACAAAATAAGTATTATCTGGCAGCATTCGAGCTGGCTTCAAGACTTGTAAAAAATGAAAAAAACTATGATTTAGCACTAAAAGTGCTGGATGATACAAAATCAGATGAAGTTCTTATTTTAGGATACAAAGGATTTATTTTTGAAAATCTAAAAGATTTTACTAAAGCTGAAGATTTTTATCAAAAAGCCGCAAGTAAAAACGATATTGACTCAATGAATTATTTGGGACGTTTATACGAAACTAAAAAAGAAATGAAAAAGGCTAAGGATATTTATAATAGAGCATATTTGTTAGGGTCAATTTCAGCTGGCTACAAACTTGCCTATATTTTGGAAGATGAAGAAAAGGAAAAAAATCCAGAAAAAACAGAAGACGGCGTAAAACAAAGTAAAGAAGCCAAAAAAATATTAGAAAGATTATCAAATAGTGGCGATGATTATTCAATGGTTGATTTAAGCCTCTATTATCCTGAAACTGACAAAATGGTAAGAATTCTAAATTTAGCAGCAGCAGCAAAATTAAATACAACAGCTTTTTACAATTTAGGAGTTTACTATTATAATCAAAAAAATAAAGATAAATCAAAATTCTATTTTAGAGTTGCAAAAGAAAACGGATATGATATTGGTGAAGTTTTTAATGCATATATTACAGAATAA
- a CDS encoding TlpA family protein disulfide reductase, translating into MKKIILIMSLLLLFVVSCGASKVFSVDVEGKGEIPNFELKDLNGKKTESKKIFQNGKKTLFIIAAEWCPHCKQEMPEVQKFYDANKDKVNVVVVYSNAQSNLGKVQRYVKDNGYTFPIYYDEEGYITSGFGLDAFPFNLKINNNKIEEKLELPIDLESLTAAFAK; encoded by the coding sequence ATGAAAAAAATAATTTTAATAATGTCATTACTCTTACTATTTGTAGTATCTTGTGGAGCATCCAAAGTATTTAGCGTTGATGTGGAAGGAAAAGGAGAAATTCCAAATTTTGAATTGAAGGATTTGAATGGGAAAAAAACTGAAAGTAAGAAAATATTTCAAAATGGTAAAAAAACATTATTTATCATAGCTGCAGAATGGTGTCCACATTGCAAACAAGAAATGCCTGAAGTGCAAAAATTCTATGATGCAAATAAGGATAAAGTAAATGTTGTTGTAGTATATTCAAATGCTCAGTCTAATTTGGGAAAAGTACAGAGGTATGTAAAGGATAATGGTTATACATTTCCTATATACTATGATGAAGAAGGATATATTACCAGTGGATTTGGTCTTGATGCATTTCCATTTAACTTAAAGATAAATAATAATAAAATTGAAGAAAAACTTGAATTACCAATTGATTTAGAATCATTAACAGCTGCATTTGCAAAATAA
- the rpsO gene encoding 30S ribosomal protein S15: MALKPKKEIVEAFGKNAQDTGSAEVQVALLTDRISHLTAHLKVHPKDVHSRVGLLKMVGKRRRLLNYIKNRNVDDYRSLIEKLGIRK, from the coding sequence ATGGCATTAAAACCAAAAAAAGAAATTGTTGAAGCATTCGGAAAAAATGCTCAAGATACAGGGTCTGCTGAAGTTCAAGTAGCATTACTTACAGACAGAATCAGTCATTTAACAGCTCACTTGAAAGTACATCCTAAAGATGTTCACTCAAGAGTGGGATTATTAAAAATGGTTGGTAAAAGAAGAAGATTATTAAACTATATTAAAAATAGAAATGTTGATGATTACAGATCATTAATTGAAAAATTAGGAATCAGAAAATAG
- a CDS encoding lysophospholipid acyltransferase family protein, with protein MGYKTSEKISGFFVILLKKFLSIFSLKVRYKIFENLGVIVYHLIKKRRLLAIDNIKNAFPEKNKKEVERIAKESYKTMGKMIMTSIFLEEITKDGNTIVENEELMRQACENNEKAVLIVSLHLGGFEAGSKMRDIRKFYAVFRNQKNKKINDLMTKWREKGGLNSLPLHDSDALREAINEESIIALASDHYGKDVNVTFFGRETTGVAGPVLLSIKHKIPIVLAYAVFDGDVIRVKNKKIIEIEKQEKLKETMRFNMQKIYHEFEEIIREYPEQYMWQHKRWRNKKK; from the coding sequence ATGGGATATAAGACAAGCGAGAAAATATCAGGATTTTTTGTAATTTTATTAAAAAAATTTTTGTCAATTTTTTCTCTTAAAGTTAGATATAAAATTTTTGAAAATCTTGGAGTAATTGTCTATCATCTTATAAAAAAAAGACGGTTGCTTGCGATAGATAATATAAAAAATGCTTTTCCTGAAAAAAATAAAAAGGAAGTTGAGAGAATTGCAAAAGAATCCTATAAAACTATGGGAAAAATGATTATGACTTCGATTTTTCTGGAGGAAATTACAAAGGATGGAAATACTATTGTGGAAAATGAGGAACTTATGAGACAGGCTTGTGAAAATAATGAAAAGGCTGTTTTAATTGTATCACTTCATCTTGGTGGATTTGAAGCTGGAAGTAAAATGAGAGATATTAGAAAATTTTATGCTGTTTTCAGAAATCAGAAAAATAAAAAAATAAATGATTTAATGACAAAATGGCGTGAAAAAGGTGGACTTAATTCATTGCCGCTACATGATAGCGATGCACTGCGAGAAGCAATAAATGAAGAGTCAATTATTGCATTAGCTTCGGATCATTATGGAAAAGATGTAAATGTAACGTTTTTTGGACGTGAAACAACAGGAGTGGCAGGTCCTGTACTGCTTTCAATAAAACATAAAATTCCGATAGTATTGGCCTATGCGGTGTTTGACGGGGATGTAATTCGTGTAAAAAATAAGAAAATTATCGAAATTGAGAAACAGGAAAAATTAAAGGAAACAATGAGATTTAATATGCAAAAAATTTATCATGAATTTGAAGAAATTATTAGAGAATATCCAGAGCAGTATATGTGGCAGCATAAAAGATGGAGAAATAAGAAAAAATAG
- the rny gene encoding ribonuclease Y produces the protein MSISIAILLIVIFSFLTFFIAYFFGSSIFKKKYGDLNELELKIVDAKRRLETSKKEVEREIESFRKEETLKVKEELLNEKKIADDEIKKMKSELATKEERIAKKEETLETKMERLEEREAKNEKYREKLFRREKELEEMIANEEKELERISELTQEDARKIILTKLENELDHDKAVLIRDYEHNLDREKDRISKRIISTAIGKAASDYVVDSTISVIQLPSEEMKGRIIGREGRNIRAIEAATGVDLIIDDTPEAVVLSSFDGVRREVAKIALEKLISDGRIHPTKIEEVVAKAQHEVDESILDAAEQAILEVGIPTLPREVLKVFGRLKFRTSFGQNILQHSIEVAHIASALAAEIGANVDIAKRAALLHDIGKAFSHEQEGSHALNGGEFLRKFSKESEIVINAVEAHHNEVEQLSIEAVLVQAADSISASRPGARRETLSNYLKRLEQLEEIANSHEGIESSYAIQAGRELRLIVHPDNIDDDRATILAREVAKEIEEKMQYPGQIKVTVIRETRAVEYAK, from the coding sequence ATGAGCATATCAATAGCGATTTTGTTGATTGTTATTTTTTCTTTTTTAACTTTTTTTATAGCTTATTTTTTTGGGAGTTCAATTTTTAAGAAAAAATACGGAGACTTGAACGAACTGGAATTAAAAATCGTTGATGCTAAAAGAAGACTTGAAACATCAAAAAAAGAAGTTGAAAGAGAAATTGAATCGTTTAGAAAAGAAGAAACATTAAAAGTAAAAGAAGAATTGTTAAATGAGAAAAAAATAGCAGATGACGAAATAAAGAAAATGAAATCAGAACTTGCTACAAAAGAAGAAAGAATTGCCAAAAAAGAAGAAACATTAGAAACAAAAATGGAACGTTTGGAAGAAAGAGAAGCTAAAAATGAGAAATACCGTGAAAAATTGTTCCGAAGAGAAAAAGAACTGGAAGAAATGATTGCAAATGAAGAAAAAGAGCTAGAAAGAATTTCAGAACTGACACAGGAAGATGCAAGAAAAATCATTTTAACCAAGCTGGAAAATGAACTGGATCATGATAAAGCTGTATTGATAAGAGACTATGAACATAATTTGGACAGGGAGAAAGATAGGATTTCCAAAAGAATTATTTCAACTGCAATTGGAAAAGCAGCTTCAGATTATGTTGTAGATTCTACAATTTCAGTTATTCAGCTGCCAAGTGAAGAAATGAAAGGTAGAATTATTGGACGTGAAGGAAGAAATATAAGAGCCATTGAAGCTGCAACAGGAGTTGATTTAATAATTGACGATACACCTGAAGCGGTTGTACTGTCTTCATTTGATGGTGTAAGAAGAGAAGTAGCCAAAATCGCTCTTGAAAAATTAATTTCAGATGGACGTATTCACCCAACAAAAATAGAAGAAGTCGTAGCAAAGGCACAGCATGAAGTAGATGAAAGTATATTGGATGCAGCAGAACAGGCTATTTTGGAAGTAGGCATTCCGACATTGCCACGTGAAGTTTTAAAAGTATTTGGACGTTTGAAATTTAGAACATCTTTTGGACAAAATATTTTACAGCACTCAATAGAAGTTGCACATATAGCTTCAGCTTTGGCTGCAGAAATTGGTGCAAATGTGGATATAGCCAAAAGAGCGGCATTATTACACGATATAGGAAAAGCTTTTTCACATGAACAGGAAGGTTCTCATGCTTTAAACGGTGGGGAATTTTTAAGAAAATTTTCAAAAGAAAGTGAAATAGTAATAAATGCAGTGGAAGCTCATCATAATGAAGTTGAGCAGTTAAGTATAGAAGCTGTACTAGTACAAGCGGCAGACTCTATTTCAGCATCAAGACCAGGAGCAAGACGTGAAACATTGTCAAATTACTTGAAACGTCTTGAACAATTGGAAGAAATCGCTAATAGCCATGAAGGAATTGAAAGTTCATATGCAATTCAGGCTGGTAGAGAATTAAGATTAATTGTTCATCCAGATAATATTGATGATGACAGAGCTACAATACTAGCTAGAGAAGTAGCAAAAGAAATCGAAGAAAAAATGCAATATCCAGGACAGATAAAAGTTACTGTTATTAGAGAAACTAGAGCTGTGGAATATGCAAAATAA